The following are encoded together in the Scomber scombrus chromosome 7, fScoSco1.1, whole genome shotgun sequence genome:
- the pkdc gene encoding uncharacterized protein pkdc has protein sequence MKQEYQDLVLQACGASSLHVGVKIQTLWSGYGEILRLHLEGCDRPSVVVKHVKFPEDAEHPGGWNTDRSHRRKVRSYHVETHWYQNYSTNQSCRIPACLTAFSHGDEMLIVLEDLDVAGFDQRRTSVRNREIKACLSWLAHFHALFVGVAPEGLWPVGTYWHLETRPDELEVMDDAELKAAAGDIDKILNECHFKTIVHGDAKLANFCFSPNGQEVAAVDFQYVGGGCGMKDIVYFLGSCMEEKECEKRVPDLLDYYFSELKLSVKKDVDFAALEKEWREMFAFAWTDFHRFLLGWMPGHWKINRYSKQLTKEVLGKLQL, from the exons ATGAAACAGGAGTACCAGGATCTTGTACTGCAGGCGTGTGGTGCCTCATCCCTGCATGTCGGTGTTAAGATCCAGACACTGTGGAGCGGTTATGGAGAGATACTGAGGCTGCACCTGGAGGGCTGCGACCGGCCCTCTGTGGTCGTCAAACATGTCAAGTTTCCAGAAGACGCAGAGCATCCCGGGGGCTGGAACACAGACCGCTCTCACAGACGCAAAGTAAGATCCTATCATGTGGAGACACACTGGTACCAGAACTACTCCACCAATCAGAGCTGTCGCATCCCAGCATGCCTGACCGCCTTTTCCCATGGAGACGAGATGCTGATTGTGCTGGAGGACCTGGATGTGGCCGGTTTTGACCAGAGAAG gaCCAGTGTGAGGAACAGAGAGATTAAAGCTTGTCTCAGTTGGCTTGCCCACTTTCATGCTCTCTTCGTGGGCGTGGCACCAGAGGGTCTGTGGCCCGTCGGTACCTACTGGCACCTGGAGACCCGGCCGGACGAGCTGGAGGTCATGGATGATGCCGAGCTCAAAGCAGCTGCCGGCGACATCGACAAAATACTCAACGAATGCCACTTCAAGACCATCGTTCACGGAGACGCCAAGTTAGCCAACTTCTGTTTTTCCCCAAACGGACAGGAAGTTGCAGCTGTAGACTTTCAGTATGTTGGTGGGGGCTGCGGGATGAAAGATATCGTGTATTTTTTAGGAAGCTGCATGGAAGAGAAGGAGTGTGAAAAGAGGGTACCAGACTTACTGGACTATTATTTCTCCGAGCTGAAGCTCTCTGTGAAAAAAGATGTGGACTTTGCCGCCCTTGAGAAGGAGTGGAGGGAGATGTTCGCCTTTGCCTGGACGGACTTCCATCGTTTTCTGCTGGGATGGATGCCCGGACACTGGAAGATCAACCGCTACAGTAAACAGTTGACCAAGGAGGTTCTGGgaaaactgcagctttaa
- the herpud2 gene encoding homocysteine-responsive endoplasmic reticulum-resident ubiquitin-like domain member 2 protein, whose amino-acid sequence MDSGAVDSPVTLVIKAPNQKYEDQTINCFLNWTVERLKTHISNVYPSKPLSKDQRLVYSGRLLQDHLQLRDVLRKQDEYHMMHLVCTSHSPPGSPMSRSPSMANTAASDSSSSDSAGSASPAATPNQDNQPGSSSSSSSSVPGSYDGLRYRSGFPQYNPQSPPGVPQWPDGAQVPLQGGLPANMPPHPMYMPMQMLWWQQMYARHYYMQYQAAVAASQPPSTSPPSSPSPSPLQPAQPNEGVQPPLGPNPAPNPLPENQPANPNIQMNAQGGAVMNEDELNRDWLDWLYTLSRAGVLLSIVYFYSSFSRFVMVVGAMLLVYLHQAGWFPFRPEQQNFREGERPGAPQEEAERHQDIQEMERLMDEGIDNDDSGEEGGGGPDDQAQAAAAAPAAVLPEPNFLTTAWSFISTFFTSLIPEGRPQPAN is encoded by the exons ATGGACTCTGGGGCAGTTGATAGTCCTGTTACCCTGGTCATCAAGGCCCCCAACCAGAAGTATGAAGACCAGACCATTAACTGCTTCCTCAACTGGACCGTGGAGAGGCTGAAGACTCACATCTCCAACGTTTACCCCAGCAAGCCG CTGTCCAAAGACCAGCGGCTGGTTTACTCAGGGAGGCTCCTTCAAGACCACCTGCAGCTCAGAGATGTGCTTAGAAAG CAGGATGAATACCACATGATGCATTTAGTGTGTACCTCTCACAGTCCCCCCGGCTCGCCTATGTCCCGGAGCCCCTCCATGGCCAACACTGCAGCTTCTGACTCCAGC AGTTCAGACAGTGCAGGCTCAGCGTCTCCTGCCGCCACACCAAATCAGGACAACCAGCCaggctcttcctcctcctcatcttcttctgtGCCAGGAAGTTATGATGGGTTGAGGTATCGTAGCGGCTTCCCCCAGTACAACCCTCAGAGCCCCCCCGGAGTCCCTCAGTG GCCAGACGGAGCCCAGGTCCCTTTACAAGGCGGCCTCCCGGCCAACATGCCCCCCCACCCCATGTACATGCCCATGCAGATGCTGTGGTGGCAGCAGATGTATGCGCGCCACTACTACATGCAATA TCAAGCAGCAGTCGCTGCCTCTCAGCCTCCCAGCAcctcccctccatcctcccCCTCCCCGTCGCCCCTTCAGCCCGCCCAGCCCAACGAAGGGGTGCAACCTCCGCTGGGGCCCAACCCGGCACCCAACCCTTTACCGGAGAACCAGCCGGCCAACCCCAACATCCAGATGAACGCGCAGGGCGGGGCGGTGATGAACGAGGACGAGCTGAACCGGGATTGGCTGGACTGGCTGTACACGTTGTCGCGGGCCGGCGTCCTGCTCAGTATCGTCTACTTCTACTCCTCTTTTAGCCGCTTTGTCATGGTGGTCGGCGCCATGCTGCTCGTCTACTT gcaCCAGGCTGGTTGGTTTCCCTTCAGGCCGGAGCAGCAGAACttcagagaaggagaaagaccCGGAGCTCCTCAGGAAGAAGCGGAGAGGCACCAGGACATACAGGAAATG GAGCGTCTGATGGACGAGGGGATAGACAACGATGACAGCggtgaagaaggaggaggaggcccgGACGACCAGGcccaggctgctgctgctgctcctgctgctgttctCCCCGAGCCAAACTTCCTTACTACCGCGTGGTCCTTCATCAGCACTTTCTTCACCTCTCTTATCCCTGAGGGACGGCCACAACCGGCTAACTAG